The sequence below is a genomic window from Lolium perenne isolate Kyuss_39 chromosome 7, Kyuss_2.0, whole genome shotgun sequence.
AAACAAAGTAGAACAAAGTACCAAGCAAAAGGCGAGCAGGTGCTGATGGATCACAATCTCATTACCCACACGACACATGTATCTTATCTATCTATAAAGCTGATAACTCAGTAACTGACAGCACAGCACCGACCAGTTGTCTACAACAATGTCAGTCAGCTGAAGAAACTGGAAAAGAACTACTATCAAGCCAAACAAGTCTGTGTACAGAGGTGGTCAGTAGTAGGAACTAGGGATTGCGAGGCGGAGGCAGCCTCCCCCTCTCCAATCTGATAAATGTATCGCCGAGCAAGCAGAAGATCATCCTGAAGAACAAAAATTAACTGTATATACCATACCGCTACCGCTCCCCTAAGTCGCCGTAATCCGTGCTGCCGCTGCACGTGCTGCTGCTGTTCGACGATGGGGCCCTGAGGTGGCCCGGCAGGCCGTCCATGCTCTTCTCACGGAAGAACCTCTCCCTCTCGGCATGCTTGGCGGGCGGAGGCGGGATCAAGACAGCAGAAGGGTCGGGCCTTGTCTCTGGGTGGTCTGGCGAGCGGATGTTCAGCGCGGTGGGCTTCTTGCCGGGGTGAGGTACTGGTTGGATGGTGAGTGGGCGGCGCAGCTTTTCCTCAGGTATGGATCGAAACGGTGGAATGGACTCATCTAGGTAGTCTTGAGATAAGGCCTTCCCCTTCCGTAATCTGTTTTGGTGAGGGGAACTTGGTAAGAAGCTGCTTTCAACCAAATGAAGGGATGGAGAATGATAGAACCTACCTCCGATAAAGACTTTcagcgtcttcctcctcctcgtgttCTTCCTCGAGGTTAGATGGTACCGTCGCCGTAGTTGGGTGAGCTGAAAGCAATGCATCATGCCGGACAAGAACCTTCTGCAACTCTTCATTCAGCTCTATGCATTGTGATACCACCAATTCATCCCTACCAAATGGTTATAGCAAAGCACACATCACACCTTATGAGAATTAGCATACCGAAGGagcaaaataaaaaaggaaacatCATGGAAATCAGCAGGAAAAACAGACCAGCAACACCAACCCTTACCTTGACGTCATGACCAGATGCATTATCCGTTGCTTTTGAAATGTACATTGCTccacaagatctaacacaaactcATCTGTTGCTCCCTACAACATGGATAACTCTGATGTAAGAGTTCACACTAGGTTAATATTTGGGAAGGACAATTAGTAATGTAAATAATGGTTAATATATACCTCAGGATGTCTAGGATCCATGGAATTAAGCACATCCCTTAAAACTTCCATGACACTAGATGCTTTCTGAATTATACTGATGAGACACAAAGTGTACTGTCAATTTAATATCCAAAAGGCATTTAGATCAACACAGGAATGCAATAGTTTGTCATACCAAGAAAAATCTTCTTAACAAGTAATAGAGGGCATACATGATAGTACTGTCTCTCTAAGTATTCATGTTACGAAATATGAAATAGTATTGTGCTGAAACATGCTGTATTGGCCCTTGCTATTTGCTCCTACATGTGGGCTCACCCACATCTGTGAATAGTTGAACACCATGCTACTTGTTCCTATCATGCGACGTCAACAAGGATAGCTCAGACCAAACAAAGAATCCGATAGAACAACCAACTGGTTTAGCTGAGTCACAGAAATGGATTCCTTGAATTAGAAACATGACACCTTCTCACGCACTGTGACATCTGAGTGCTTGCCCTTACTCCAAATCATAGCATACAACCATATTACCCAACACAATGCTCATAAGCTCAAGGCATGTACAATGCAGATCTACAACTGTTGCTAAAATAACACAGGGTGATGCAGGGGCGGAGCACCCCTTTGGGCAAGGTATGGCACttgccctaccttgatttttaGCAAAAAGTTAAGTATATATATACATATGTGGATATACTATCAGTTTTG
It includes:
- the LOC127314207 gene encoding TOM1-like protein 5 isoform X2, with protein sequence MASEMVKAATSEKLKEMDWAKNIEICELVAQDPGKAKDVIKSIKKCVGSRSKNAQLYAVMLLEMLMNNCGEPIHKQVIDNGLLPILVKIVKKKTELPVREKVFLLLDATQTSLGGAKGKFPQYYGAYYELVSAGVTFSNRPNVIVTEVKHPVPEAIIEPNKDDLSSRLNDRHNEAQTPPVSDTSIIQKASSVMEVLRDVLNSMDPRHPEGATDEFVLDLVEQCTFQKQRIMHLVMTSRDELVVSQCIELNEELQKVLVRHDALLSAHPTTATVPSNLEEEHEEEEDAESLYRRLRKGKALSQDYLDESIPPFRSIPEEKLRRPLTIQPVPHPGKKPTALNIRSPDHPETRPDPSAVLIPPPPAKHAERERFFREKSMDGLPGHLRAPSSNSSSTCSGSTDYGDLGER
- the LOC127314207 gene encoding TOM1-like protein 5 isoform X1, with the translated sequence MASEMVKAATSEKLKEMDWAKNIEICELVAQDPGKAKDVIKSIKKCVGSRSKNAQLYAVMLLEMLMNNCGEPIHKQVIDNGLLPILVKIVKKKSSLQTELPVREKVFLLLDATQTSLGGAKGKFPQYYGAYYELVSAGVTFSNRPNVIVTEVKHPVPEAIIEPNKDDLSSRLNDRHNEAQTPPVSDTSIIQKASSVMEVLRDVLNSMDPRHPEGATDEFVLDLVEQCTFQKQRIMHLVMTSRDELVVSQCIELNEELQKVLVRHDALLSAHPTTATVPSNLEEEHEEEEDAESLYRRLRKGKALSQDYLDESIPPFRSIPEEKLRRPLTIQPVPHPGKKPTALNIRSPDHPETRPDPSAVLIPPPPAKHAERERFFREKSMDGLPGHLRAPSSNSSSTCSGSTDYGDLGER